The following proteins are encoded in a genomic region of Gossypium hirsutum isolate 1008001.06 chromosome D05, Gossypium_hirsutum_v2.1, whole genome shotgun sequence:
- the LOC107902282 gene encoding brassinosteroid LRR receptor kinase-like: MCAGQIPEEIGNLLGLELLSITAIKGLTGSLPNDMCQHLPKLEVLYLYSNELSGNIPSSMGKCSNLKNLSLSLNQLTGIIPRSIGNLTQLRELYLGFNNLEGQIPKEIGNLFGLEMLSITAIKGLTSQIPTSIFNVSSLKAIDLSSNSLSGSLPNDMCQHLPKLEGLNLGWNELSGNIFFTKEFDL, from the exons ATGTGTGCAGGTCAAATTCCTGAGGAAATCGGTAATCTTCTTGGTTTAGAACTGCTTAGTATTACTGCAATTAAAGGCCTTACAG GTAGTTTGCCTAATGATATGTGTCAACATCTTCCCAAGCTTGAAGTGCTTTACTTGTATAGCAATGAGTTATCTGGTAACATTCCGTCAAGTATGGGTAAATGCAGCAACCTTAAAAATTTGTCCTTGTCCTTGAATCAATTGACGGGGATCATTCCAAGAAGTATTGGAAATCTGACACAACTCAGAGAATTATATTTGGGGTTTAATAATCTAGAAG GTCAAATTCCTAAGGAAATCGGTAATCTTTTTGGTTTGGAAATGCTTAGTATTACAGCAATTAAAGGCCTTACAAGTCAGATTCCAACTTCGATCTTCAACGTTTCTTCTCTGAAGGCCATTGATCTCTCTAGCAATAGTCTATCTGGTAGTTTGCCTAATGATATGTGTCAGCATCTTCCCAAGCTTGAAGGGCTTAACCTGGGTTGGAATGAATTATCTGGtaatatttttttcacaaaaGAGTTTGATTTGTAA
- the LOC107903676 gene encoding LRR receptor-like serine/threonine-protein kinase RGI1, with product MKNNYFTGTIPETLVNICNLEILNLGVSQLSGQVPSSIFKISSLKIIILSNNSLSGSLPNDMCQHLPKLEVLYLHSNELSGNIPSSMGKCSNLKNLSLSLNQLTGIIPRSIGNLTQLRELYLGLNNLEGQIPEEIGNLIGLELLNIRAIKGLTGQIPSSIFNISSLKTISLSNNSLSGSLPNDICQHLPKLEVLYLHSNELSGNIPSSMGKCSNLKNLSFSLNQLTGDPSKKYWESDTTQRIIFGIE from the exons atgaaaaataattacttTACAGGCACAATCCCTGAAACACTTGTTAACATATGTAATCTAGAGATCTTGAACTTGGGAGTCAGTCAATTATCTGGTCAGGTTCCATCTTCCATCTTCAAAATATCTTCTCTGAAGATTATTATTCTCTCCAACAATAGCCTATCAGGTAGTTTGCCTAATGATATGTGTCAACATCTTCCCAAGCTTGAAGTGCTTTACTTGCATAGCAATGAGTTATCTGGTAACATTCCGTCAAGTATGGGCAAATGCAGCAACCTTAAAAATTTGTCCTTGTCCTTGAATCAATTGACGGGGATCATTCCAAGAAGTATTGGGAATCTGACACAACTCAGAGAATTATATTTGGGATTGAATAATCTAGAAG GTCAAATTCCTGAGGAAATCGGTAATCTTATTGGTTTGGAACTGCTTAATATTCGAGCAATTAAAGGCCTTACAGGTCAGATTCCAAGTTCCATCTTCAACATTTCTTCTCTGAAGACCATTAGTCTCTCCAACAATAGCCTATCAGGTAGTTTGCCTAATGATATTTGTCAACATCTTCCCAAGCTTGAAGTGCTTTACTTGCATAGCAATGAGTTATCTGGTAACATTCCGTCAAGTATGGGCAAATGCAGCAACCTTAAAAATTTGTCCTTTTCCTTGAATCAACTGACGGGGGATCCTTCCAAGAAGTATTGGGAATCTGACACAACTCAGAGAATTATATTTGGGATTGAATAA
- the LOC107902281 gene encoding probable LRR receptor-like serine/threonine-protein kinase At3g47570, producing the protein MTVRNLNSDQFALLEFKDRIAGPQNVLADNWTASTSVCNWIGVSCGILHKRVIALNLTSMNLRGTIPPHFGNLSFLLSLDLSYNHFYGHLPKELGQWHRLRILQLSYNHLNG; encoded by the coding sequence ATGACAGTCAGGAATCTCAACTCCGATCAGTTTGCGCTTCTCGAGTTTAAGGATCGCATTGCCGGTCCTCAAAATGTCTTGGCAGACAATTGGACAGCCTCAACCTCTGTTTGCAATTGGATTGGTGTTTCTTGTGGCATCCTCCATAAAAGAGTTATAGCTTTGAATCTTACAAGCATGAATCTTAGGGGTACTATCCCTCCACACTTTGGAAATCTTTCATTTCTACTCTCTCTCGACTTGAGTTACAACCATTTCTATGGCCATCTCCCTAAAGAATTGGGCCAATGGCATCGTTTGAGGATCCTTCAATTAAGCTACAACCATCTGAATGGGTAA